In Sceloporus undulatus isolate JIND9_A2432 ecotype Alabama chromosome 10, SceUnd_v1.1, whole genome shotgun sequence, the following proteins share a genomic window:
- the VPS37B gene encoding vacuolar protein sorting-associated protein 37B, whose product MAVDARRLQGLSLHQLHELLDDEEQLQNMALELEEAQNVQLSKDITLASNRSLAEGNLLYQPKLDALKSALTQKYQELRVLFEAYQIKKTKLDRQSSNASLETLLALLQTEGAKIEEDTEIMAEKFLDGEVPLDTFIDEYQNQRKLAHLRRVKIEKLQEMVLKGPKPPLVLPQSRAAEIPPVLQTSEANTPPSVVPRRNPPPPPPASAVPAGRLPTPFTAAMNAGPAIPISGALYLPHPPLPPRTGIPPPNQMLQPGYPTPFAQQYPPALPQRPPPRLPPNPGFILQ is encoded by the exons ATGGCGGTGGACGCGAGGCGGCTCCAAGGCCTCAGCCTTCACCAGCTCCACGAGCTGCTCGACGACGAGGAGCAGCTCCAGAACATGGCCCTCGAGTTGGAGGAG GCCCAAAATGTTCAGCTCAGCAAGGACATAACTCTTGCCAGCAACCGTAGCCTGGCAGAAGGCAATCTCTTATACCAGCCAAAGCTGGATGCTCTAAAATCTGCATTGACACAAAAGTACCAGGAGCTCCGGGTTCTCTTTGAAGCATATCAGATTAAAAAAACCAAGCTAG ACAGACAATCTAGTAATGCTTCTTTGGAAACTCTTCTAGCACTTCTTCAAACAGAAGGGGCTAAGATTGAAGAAGATACTGAA ATCATGGCTGAGAAATTTCTGGATGGGGAAGTTCCATTGGACACCTTCATTGACGAATATCAAAACCAAAGAAAGCTGGCTCACTTACGACGTGTAAAAATTGAAAAACTCCAAGAGATGGTGCTGAAGGGACCCAAACCACCTCTGGTGCTGCCTCAGTCAAGAGCTGCAGAGATACCTCCAGTACTTCAGACTTCAGAAGCAAATACCCCTCCTTCTGTCGTGCCTCGTCGCAATCCACCCCCACCACCTCCAGCATCAGCAGTCCCAGCAGGTCGCCTTCCGACTCCATTTACAGCTGCAATGAACGCGGGACCAGCCATTCCCATTTCAGGTGCTCTGTACCTTCCTCACCCTCCGCTTCCTCCGCGAACAGGAATTCCACCTCCAAATcaaatgctgcagccaggatACCCAACTCCATTTGCACAACAGTACCCACCAGCACTGCCCCAAAGACCACCACCTCGTCTCCCACCAAACCCTGGCTTTATCCTGCAGTGA